A single window of Candidatus Flexicrinis affinis DNA harbors:
- a CDS encoding ketoacyl-ACP synthase III, whose translation MAATNLNGSSPYYAHIVGWGLAVPDNVMTNDDVSAIVDTSDEWIVARTGIRERRIATERESTSTLGLKAAQVALEKADMLPIELDLIICATSTPENIFPSAASLIQDWLGASKAGAFDLSAACSGFVYAVQMAAQSIRAGAISRALVIGSETMSRVLDWQDRGTCILFGDGAGAVVLERSTEPGGVLSGVLRSDGSGGDLLGIPSVGSIDVSLAQIMVDGHRPYKMHMSGGEVFKFATRVIGDSIRQACTDAGITLEDLSLIVPHQANLRILEAAARALGVDKSLFMCNLDRYGNTSAASIPIALAEAAGQGRIKPGDYVAMVGFGGGLTWAAMVVQWTERQAGTRFGAPRRQFSYTLSSARSTARRIGKRYSEILNRIRPERGRMERLRRRIEKTELE comes from the coding sequence ATGGCCGCAACTAACCTCAACGGATCGTCACCATATTACGCGCATATCGTCGGCTGGGGGCTGGCGGTACCGGATAATGTGATGACCAACGACGATGTATCTGCCATCGTTGACACCAGCGACGAATGGATCGTCGCGCGTACCGGCATCCGCGAGCGGCGCATTGCCACCGAGCGCGAGTCGACATCGACACTCGGGCTGAAGGCGGCACAGGTCGCGCTGGAAAAAGCGGATATGCTGCCGATCGAGCTTGACTTGATCATTTGCGCGACATCGACGCCGGAGAACATCTTCCCAAGCGCAGCCAGCCTCATACAGGATTGGCTCGGCGCGTCGAAAGCCGGTGCATTCGACCTGAGCGCGGCGTGCTCCGGCTTCGTTTATGCCGTGCAAATGGCGGCGCAGTCGATTCGCGCCGGCGCGATTTCACGCGCGCTGGTTATCGGCAGCGAGACGATGAGCCGGGTACTGGACTGGCAGGATCGCGGCACGTGCATCCTGTTTGGGGATGGCGCAGGCGCGGTCGTTCTCGAGCGCAGCACCGAGCCGGGCGGGGTGCTATCCGGCGTGCTGCGGTCGGACGGATCGGGTGGCGACCTGCTCGGCATCCCGTCGGTCGGCAGCATCGACGTGTCGCTCGCTCAGATCATGGTGGACGGGCACAGGCCCTACAAGATGCACATGTCCGGCGGCGAGGTCTTCAAGTTCGCCACGCGCGTCATCGGCGACAGCATCCGTCAGGCATGCACCGATGCCGGAATCACCCTCGAGGATCTCTCACTAATTGTGCCGCATCAGGCCAACTTGCGGATCCTCGAAGCAGCGGCGCGCGCGCTCGGCGTCGATAAGTCGCTGTTCATGTGCAACCTTGATCGCTACGGTAACACATCCGCCGCAAGCATTCCCATTGCTCTGGCCGAAGCTGCCGGGCAAGGTCGTATTAAGCCGGGCGACTACGTAGCGATGGTCGGTTTCGGTGGGGGTCTCACATGGGCGGCGATGGTCGTCCAGTGGACCGAGCGCCAAGCCGGAACCCGCTTCGGCGCGCCGCGCCGGCAGTTCAGCTACACGCTGTCGTCCGCACGCTCGACCGCCCGCCGGATCGGCAAGCGCTATTCGGAGATCCTCAACCGCATTCGGCCCGAGCGCGGACGCATGGAACGCCTTCGCCGCCGCATCGAAAAAACCGAGCTTGAGTAG